One Banduia mediterranea genomic region harbors:
- a CDS encoding AAA family ATPase — protein sequence MTKNGINVQGDAVTAATTNVALAMRALERAMNRDPHLPGLVGFYGPAGLGKSFGAAYAANQHRAYYIEIKSTWTKKKLLESILQEMQIKPARTIYEMADQAAEQLALCERPLIIDQFDILIDRSSVEIIRDLHDAAGSAPILLIGEEEMEKNLRRWERFHSRMLEWIPAQPATLDDARKLRALYCPHVDVADDLLHHIHQVSRGGTRRICINLSRVQEFGIAADLALVNLQDWGNQELYTGEAIRRRAA from the coding sequence ATGACTAAAAACGGGATCAACGTACAGGGAGACGCGGTCACAGCCGCCACGACGAACGTCGCGCTGGCCATGCGCGCGCTGGAGCGCGCCATGAACCGCGACCCACACCTGCCGGGGCTGGTGGGTTTCTATGGCCCGGCCGGCCTGGGCAAGAGCTTCGGCGCCGCCTACGCCGCTAACCAGCACCGGGCGTACTACATCGAGATCAAGTCCACCTGGACCAAAAAGAAGCTGCTCGAATCCATCCTGCAGGAAATGCAGATCAAACCGGCGCGGACCATCTACGAAATGGCCGACCAAGCCGCCGAACAGCTCGCCCTGTGTGAACGGCCGCTGATCATCGACCAGTTCGACATTCTCATCGACCGCAGCTCAGTGGAGATCATCCGAGACCTGCACGACGCTGCCGGCTCCGCGCCGATCCTCCTGATCGGCGAAGAAGAAATGGAGAAGAACCTGCGCCGTTGGGAGCGATTCCATTCGCGCATGCTCGAATGGATACCAGCCCAACCCGCCACGCTGGACGACGCCCGCAAGCTACGCGCGCTCTACTGCCCGCACGTCGACGTCGCGGACGACCTACTGCACCACATCCACCAGGTCAGCCGCGGCGGTACCCGCCGCATCTGCATCAACCTGTCGCGCGTGCAGGAATTCGGCATCGCTGCAGACCTCGCGCTGGTCAACCTGCAGGACTGGGGGAACCAGGAGCTGTACACCGGCGAAGCCATCCGCCGGAGGGCCGCCTGA
- a CDS encoding Rieske 2Fe-2S domain-containing protein, which yields MNGPAYEIGKYYRVPTVYGKYCGILAHWPVLGPLHRDEGVVNFPYLHIHVDYRFVPQAVLNRRRCEWRNGDGIIMRNAPLIVDLHGKRWEESGAIQPQIKPRRMKCKRQWPTLNYSFARWTRALEDEQQSKRMKAGICPHRGADLSNLPIDADGCVQCPLHGLRWHVESGRLVRWTEPAA from the coding sequence ATGAACGGGCCGGCCTACGAGATCGGCAAGTACTATCGAGTGCCCACGGTGTACGGCAAGTACTGCGGCATCCTGGCGCACTGGCCCGTGCTCGGACCGCTGCATCGCGACGAGGGCGTGGTCAATTTCCCGTACCTGCATATCCACGTCGACTACCGGTTCGTGCCGCAAGCAGTGCTGAATCGACGGCGCTGCGAATGGCGAAATGGCGACGGCATCATCATGCGCAACGCCCCGCTGATAGTCGATCTGCATGGCAAGCGCTGGGAAGAGTCTGGTGCCATTCAGCCGCAGATCAAGCCACGCCGAATGAAGTGCAAGCGCCAGTGGCCAACGCTGAACTACAGCTTCGCGCGGTGGACGCGGGCGCTCGAAGACGAGCAGCAGTCCAAGCGCATGAAGGCAGGAATCTGCCCGCATCGCGGCGCGGACCTTTCCAATCTGCCGATCGACGCGGACGGCTGCGTTCAGTGCCCGCTGCATGGGCTGCGCTGGCATGTGGAGTCCGGGCGGCTGGTGCGGTGGACGGAGCCCGCCGCATGA